A region of the Culex quinquefasciatus strain JHB chromosome 1, VPISU_Cqui_1.0_pri_paternal, whole genome shotgun sequence genome:
GAGTTGGGACTTTGTGGTCAACTGTGCTGCGGAGACGAAACCTGGCCAAACGGATCCGGTTTATCAGGAGGGCATTTTGAAGCTGGCGCTGAACTGTGCCAATGAGGCTACCAAGTGCCGTTGCAAGAGGTTCATTGAGTTGAGCACGGGAAGCATGTGCTCGAGCGAGAAGGTGCCCCAGAAAGAGGACTGCCCGGTCGAGCCGTGGACCATGGTGGGCAAGTACAAGGCCCAGACGGAGCGGGAGCTGGGCAAGGTGGAGGGGCTTAGCTATACGATTCTGCGATTGCCGATCTGCTACGGGACCGGAGACCGGAAGGGACTTAGTGAGTAGATGTACATAGCTAAGGAATGAGTCACTTGACTTGGGTTTGTTCTTTCGCAGCTCCCCGCATCATCATCTCCGGCATCTACAAGTATCTCAACGAAACCATGAAACTGCTGTGGACTGGTTCGATGAAGATGAACGTGGTCCACGTGGACGACGTGTGCGCCGCCCTGTGGGAACTGGCCCACAACGAGCAAGCCGCTGGGCAGATCGTCAACATCTGCGACGACAGCGGAGCCACCCAGGAGACCATAACCGACCTGCTCGCGGAAATCTTCTCCATCAAAACCGACTACTGGGGCGTCGTGATGTCCAGCATGACCAAAACGGACATGGCCGGCGCAATCGAGGAGGTCAACGACAAGCACCTGGGACCGTGGGCGGAACTGTGCCAGCTGGACGGGGTGCTCAACACTCCGCTGACGCCGTACATGGACCAGGAGCTGCTGCTCCACAAGCATCTCAATCTGGACAACGGCAAGCTCAAGGGCTACGGCTACCAGCTGCGACGTCCGAAGATTACGCGCGAAAGTT
Encoded here:
- the LOC6047847 gene encoding LOW QUALITY PROTEIN: uncharacterized protein LOC6047847 (The sequence of the model RefSeq protein was modified relative to this genomic sequence to represent the inferred CDS: inserted 1 base in 1 codon), which produces MSKPKVLILGGCGFIGRHLVDYLVTNELASKVKVVDKTXPQMAWLNRRHTAAFASPVVEFCSGNLINAASCQNAFKIESEDGSSWDFVVNCAAETKPGQTDPVYQEGILKLALNCANEATKCRCKRFIELSTGSMCSSEKVPQKEDCPVEPWTMVGKYKAQTERELGKVEGLSYTILRLPICYGTGDRKGLTPRIIISGIYKYLNETMKLLWTGSMKMNVVHVDDVCAALWELAHNEQAAGQIVNICDDSGATQETITDLLAEIFSIKTDYWGVVMSSMTKTDMAGAIEEVNDKHLGPWAELCQLDGVLNTPLTPYMDQELLLHKHLNLDNGKLKGYGYQLRRPKITRESLEEIARDFVESNYFPKSLLES